The following coding sequences lie in one Oncorhynchus gorbuscha isolate QuinsamMale2020 ecotype Even-year linkage group LG10, OgorEven_v1.0, whole genome shotgun sequence genomic window:
- the bdkrb1 gene encoding B1 bradykinin receptor, whose protein sequence is MAMLLSENNRSFLPTTKTPLHNATEWILVHSIIPPYIFTLCVTGLLGNGFVLLVFLLQREQCSVPEIYLANLALADLLLLACLPFWAMNILNDYNWPYGEFLCHVVNLSITVNFYTSIYLLVMVSVDRYLALVRTMRARWLRRKRYARAICLILWLFGLLIGGLASLHRKVTFIEEYRTMACILEYPDSSGESWKLAHNLLLNIVGFVVPVVGISSCSCNIIRALRKRRKSVYIEGGNDRKATVLVYAVTLLFFVCWSPFQLFTLLDMLCDAEVLDETWHYTLDIGTQFSTYLAILNSSLNPLLYVFSGQYFRRKVSTIYKRTKNRRRSDTMAFQLSIVSTYLHRTDQIKPVVIHLEL, encoded by the exons ATGGCTATGCTCCTGTCAGAAAACAACAGGTCTTTCCTTCCCACCACCAAGACTCCTCTCCACAATGCCACAGAATGGATCCTGGTCCACAGCATCATTCCTCCCTACATCTTCACTCTGTGTGTGACGGGGCTGCTGGGTAATGGCTTTGTCCTGCTGGTCTTCCTTCTCCAGAGGGAGCAGTGCTCCGTCCCAGAGATCTACCTGGCAAACCTGGCCCTGGCTGACCTGCTCCTCCTGGCCTGCCTGCCCTTCTGGGCCATGAACATCCTTAATGACTACAACTGGCCTTATGGAGAATTCCTGTGCCACGTAGTCAATCTGTCTATCACTGTCAACTTCTATACCAGCATCTACCTGTTGGTGATGGTGAGCGTGGACCGCTACTTAGCGCTGGTGAGAACCATGAGGGCCAGGTGGCTGAGGAGGAAGCGCTACGCAAGAGCGATATGTCTCATACTGTGGCTGTTTGGGCTGCTGATAGGAGGTCTAGCTTCGCTTCACAGAAAGGTGACGTTCATTGAGGAATATCGTACAATGGCGTGTATTCTGGAGTATCCGGACAGCTCTGGGGAGTCTTGGAAGCTGGCCCACAACCTTCTGTTGAACATAGTTGGCTTTGTTGTGCCTGTTGTGGGGATTTCTTCCTGCAGTTGTAACATTATCAGAgccctgaggaagaggaggaagagtgtTTACATAGAGGGTGGAAATGACAGGAAGGCCACAGTCCTTGTTTACGCCGTGACGCTGCTGTTTTTTGTATGTTGGAGTCCCTTCCAACTCTTCACCTTACTCGATATGCTGTGTGATGCAGAAGTCTTGGATGAAACATGGCATTATACACTGGACATTGGTACCCAGTTTTCAACCTACCTAGCAATTCTGAACAGTAGCCTAAATCCTCTGTTGTATGTATTTTCTGGACAGTATTTTAGGAGGAAAGTTAGCACCATCTACAAGAGAACGAAGAATCGCAGGAGATCTGATACAATGGCATTTCAGCTTTCAATTGTATCAACCTACCTCCACAGGACGGATCAAATCAAACCTGTTGTAAtacacctc GAATTGTAG